CCCATAAATGCCAATGATAGCAGGCCAGCCACAATAAAGGCAATAGGGCCCCCTTGCATTGGCTTGGGTACATTCATCAATTCAAGATGTTCGCGAATGCCTGCGAAAATGATCAGGGCCAGGCCAAAACCAAGGGCATTTGACAGGCCAAAAACAACAGTTTCCAGCAGGTTATAATCATTCTGAACCGCCAGCAGAGCCACGCCGAGAATTGCGCAATTGGTAGTCATCAGGGGTAAGAATATCCCAAGTGCCTGATAAATCGGAGGGCTCACTTTCTTGAGGACGATCTCGACAAGCTGAACCAGAGAGGCAATCACCAGAATAAAGGTGATGGTTTGCATGAAGCTGATGTTCAGCGGCACCAATATATAATTTTGCAACAGGTAAGTAATGATGGTTGCCATGGTCATTACAAAGGTCACAGCCCCTGCCATTCCGATGGCTGTTTCCACTTTGCCTGAAACACCGATAAAAGGGCAAAGCCCCAAAAACCTGTTTAAAACGATGTTGTTAACAAAAACTGCCGATATAATGATAGCGATATATTCCATAGCCTAGTAAATTTTCTTTTTTAGTTTGTCTGCCAACATGATCAGATAGCCAAGAGCCAGAAATGCTCCGGGTGCCAGTACAAAAACAAGCATTCCGTCGCCCTGGTAGATGGACAATTCTATAACATCCGGTATAAGGGTGAATGTACCGCTTCCCAGAATTTCTCTTACACCACCAAGTATGGTTAGCGCAAATGCAAATCCCAGACCCATTCCCAGGCCGTCGATGACAGAGGAAAATATGTCATTTTTGGATGCAAAAGCTTCAGAGCGACCCAGAACAAAACAGTTCACCACGATAAGCGGAATGAAAATTCCCAGGGCCTCGTATAGATCGGGTACAAAAGCCTGGGTAAGCATCTGCACTATGGTAACGAATGAAGCAATAACCACAATAAAGGTTGGTATTCTTACCTTTGGGGGTATTTGATTTTTGATGATGGAGACCACCAGATTCGACATAACTACTACAAATGTGGTGGCCAAACCCATGCCCAATCCGTTATAAGCAGACGTAGTCACTGCCAGCGTAGGGCAAAGACCGAGGTATAATGCAAAGACCGGATTGTCTTTTATGAAACCTTTGCTGAAATTTTTCCATTGGTTCATTTTAAACCTCCTTTCTGAAATGCTTTATAGGCTTTTTGCACTGCATCGCAGTAAGCCCTTGATGATATGGTAGCAGCAGTGATGGCATCCACATCTCCTCCATCCTTTTGAACCTGCAAATCGAAGTTATCCGGATTTTTTCCGTTAAATTGGGTGCTCCAGTCCGACTTGGCTTTTTCTATTTTATCACCCAAGCCGGGAGTTTCTGCATGCTCCAGCACAGAAATGTTATTAATGGTACCGTCGGCATTGAAGCCTACCATTATTCTGATTCTTCCGCTATAACCCTGTTCGGTAAATGAAGAAACCGCCAATCCAACAAGGTTACCATCTTGTTTTGCCGGGTATACCTGCAGGCTGTCGCCTTCCACCGGAACCTTATAAGACTCATTATTCGGTTGATTGGTAAATTCTGGTACCACCTGCCGAATGGCCGTATTTCTTGCCCTCATCCTGGCTTCGGCTATCGGTTCCCGGGTTAATTCATAAATAAAGCCTAATGTAGTGGATGCTACAAGCGTAACAAGAAACAGAGTTAGAACCATGTTTTTAAAAGTAGACTCCTTATTAGCCATATTGCACCTCCTCTCCGAATCGCCCGGGTTTTGTATATCTGTTCAAGATGGGGACCAATGCATTCATAATAAGAATGGCAAAGGAAACACCTTCGGGGTATGAACCAAAGACCCGGATGATCACTGTTAGCAATCCTATGCCCACACCGTAAATCCATTTGGCTTTGGTGGTCATAGGGGACGTTACATAATCTGTGGCCATAAAAATGGCACCCAGCAGAACCCCTCCGGTAAGAATGTGGAACAGGGGATCAGCATACTGAGTAGGATCAGCCAGCCACAAAATACCTGAGAATAGGCCTACTGTCAATACATTTGAAACGGGTATATGCCAGGAGATAACCCTGAAATATAACAACAGCAGGAAACCTATAATAAGGGCTATACCCGACATTTCCCCAAGTGAGCCACCCATTTGCCCTAAAAAAAGCTCTGAATAATCCGGCACTTGTTCCATAACCTTTGTCATAGGAGTATCCCCACTTTCCTGTAATATACCAAGAGGGGTAGCGCCGGTTTGAGCATCAACATAATTGGTGTTGAAGCCTTTTGGTGTCGGCCAGCTCGTCATTTGAACCGGAAAGGAGATCAAAAGGAAAACCCTTCCTACAAGAGCCGGGTTAAAAGGGTTGGTTCCCAAACCCCCGAATGACATTTTTCCTATTCCAATAGATACGAGGGCGCCAATAATAATGATGCCCACGGGTAAATTTGCAGGTACGTTAAATGCCAGAAGCAAACCGGTCACCAGGGCTGAACCATCGGTAACGGTTGGATTTTGTTTCAGAAGAAATTTTTGTATCAGATACTCAAAACCAATGCACGATAATACGGAAACCAGTGTAACGATGATGGCCCCGATCCCGAAGGAAATTACAGACCATGCCAGTACGGGCAACAGGGCAATCACCACTCCATACATGAGTTTCCTTACACTGGTATTCTCAAATACGTGCGGTGATGGAGAAACTGTTAATACCTTATTGTTAGCCATTACTTATCTTTTCTGTTTCGTAGGATTTGATTCACGTTTGTTTTTCCGAGTCTGATATAATCGAGTAAAGGCACACGTGCCGGACATGTAAAACTGCAGGAACCACATTCCATACAGTCCATTATAGCATTGTCTTCGCATTCTTCATAGCGCTCGAGCTGAGCCAGTTGTTTAAGCAGGTAGGGTTCAAGACCCATAGGACAAACATCCACACACTTGCCGCATCGGATACAGTTGAATTCTTCATCCCTATAGGCGTCTTTTTCAGGAATTACCAGTATCCCTGAAGTCCCTTTAACAACAGGGACATCTAAAGAACTTAGGGCTTTACCCATCATCGGGCCTCCGCCGACCACCTTTCCGGTATCTTCAGGCAGGCCACCGGCGGCTTCTATCAAGTCCCTAACAGGAGTACCTATCCTAACCAGGAAGTTGGAGGGTTTTGAAAGGGACTTCCCGGTGACCGTCACTACCCTTTCAACCAGGGGTTTGTTTTTTTGTACGGCTTCATAAGCTGCCAGGGAAGTACCTACATTGTGTACAACCACACCCACATCCAGAGGTAATCCTCCCGAGGGAACCTCGCGGTTCAGCAATGCCTTTATCAATTGCTTTTCACCTCCCTGAGGATATTTAACTTTAAGGGGATATACCTCAATGTTTTCCTCTTTGCTTACAAGATGACTGACATGTTCTATAGCATCAGGCTTGTTATGCTCTATGCCAATAAGTACATGGTTAACCCCCAGGGCTTTTTTTAACAGCTTGATGCCCACCAGCATTTCTTCACCCCGTTCGAGCATAACGCGATGATCGGAGGTAAGATAAGGTTCACATTCTACTCCATTAATCACCAGGGTATCGATCTTTTTGCCTTCGGGAACGCTTAATTTAACATGGGAGGGAAAAGTGGCGCCTCCCATTCCTACGATCCCTCCCTGAAGTATCTTATCAACAATTTCCTGGCTGCTTAAGGAGCAATCTCTTATGATCTCCGAACCTGTATCGATGCTGTCATTCCATTCATCATCTTCAACATCAATAATCACTGCGGGTTTTTTAAATCCGGTTGTATCAATAATTTCACCTACTTTTGAAACCGTCCCGGAAACGGATGAATGGATGTTAGAGGAGACAAAACCCTGACTTTCGGCAATAATATCCCCTGTTTTAACCTTATCTTTCTTCTTGACAACCGGTTTTGAGGGGGCACCAATATGCTGGGCTATAGGTATGGAAACTTGTTTGGGTAATCCCAGGTTTTCTATGGGTTTATTCGCAGAAAATTTATTTTCCGGAGGATGTACCCCACCTTTTGAAAATGTTTGTAACACTTGCATCCTATACTCCTTTTTTAATCAATGTTTTTGTTCTCTTTTTTACTTTCGGACTGCACCGGTTCAGATTGTTCTTTGTTTTTCTTTTTTCTTGGCGGAAATCCCACTTCCAAAATTGCATTAGTAGGGCATTCAGGCACACACTTTCTGCAAAGTTTACATTTATTGGGATCAATATAGGCCAGGTTATTTTCAAGCGTAATGGCATCAAAGGGACAAACCTTTACACATTTGCCACAGCCAATACAGGCAACCTTACATGCTTTTCTGGCCACTCCGCCTTTATCCTGATTGACACACGAAACATAGATTTTCCTGTCTTTTTTGTTTCGTTTTCTCAGTTCGATGATATCGCGGGGGCAAGCTTCCACACAGGCACCACATGCAGTACAATTGTTATCGATGACGTAGGGCAGACCGGTTTGATTGTTCATAAAAATGGCTTCAAAGTCGCATGCATCCACACAATCGCCTTTCCCCAGGCAACCGTAGTGGCATGCCGTCTCTCCTCCGTACAGGGTGTTTTCAATTGTACAGCTAGCTGGTCCATCGTAACGGGTAATTGCAGGTGCATTCTCAAAAGAACCGGCGCACCTGACAACTGCCACCAGTGGGTCTTTCTCCTCAATCTCCTGCCCCATAATCTCAGCCACTTTTTGCATGGTTTCATTTCCCCCAACAGGGCAGTACAATTCCGATAAATCATCTGCTTTGACCACAGATTCTGCAAAAGCACGGCAACCCGGATAGCCGCAAGCACCACAGTTTGCCCCAGGCAAAGCATCTTCAACTTCACCTATGCGGGGATCTTCGTATACCTTAAATTTCCGGGCTGCCATATACAAGATAATTGCTGCCACAGCTCCCAGTCCACTTAAGGATACAATGGTATATATGACTGTAGTTGACATAATAAAAATTGATTTAGCTTATCTTCTGTAAATAAAATGTAAATGCCTTCTGAAAATAATTTCTTCTGTGATATATAATCATATAATAGGGTACAAGTATGCCCAGTGATGATAATCCTGCTACAACTTCATTGTGGAATATGGCCGAAAATGAAAACAAAGCAAATAACAAAAGCAGGAAAGGCAAAACATATCCGAAGAATAAAGCTTTAAAGCCCAACGATTGTTTGAGCAAAACCCTGACTTCTTCTCCTTTATTAAACCTTCCGCTGTTATCAATCACCTCAACTTCTTTTTCTTCCATATTTGAGGCTGAACATACACTCTTAGCGTGACATTGGGCGCATGCACTCATTGTCACAAAGTGTACCCTTATTCTGTTCCCTTCAATGGCGTCAATTCGACCCTTATGCTCAATCACATCCTGTGCCATATGATTCATCTAACACTTCAAACAGAGTACAAATTTACGGATGTTTGAAAAATAACAGATGATATATAACATCTTTACAGACCTGTAAGATTATTTAGAAAGAATCTAAATAATTAATTCGGGAAATGTTCACATTACCTGGTAAAATAATCAACCTTATGGAATAGAATGCTCAAAATATGTTGATTATAAAAAAATTATAAAAACAGGAAAATTATCCTTTATATATTGGATCTTTAATTATTAATTTTGGATGAAAACAGGAAACAATTCCAACAAGCCAAATTAACATCAGGGAAACATGAGACTCATAAAACCTACACTTCTCATCGATAAGGAGAAATGTTTCAATAACATTGAAAGAATGGCCGATAAAGCCCAAAGGCACAATCTTATCTTTCGCCCTCATTTCAAAACACATCAATCGGAAACTGTAGGAAGATGGTTTGCAGAATACGGCGTCAGTAAGATCACCGTTTCTTCAGTGGATATGGCGGTGAAGTTTGCTCAGGATGGCTGGAAAGACATCACCATCGCCTTTCCTTTAAATATTAATGAGATTGAGACAATCAACACATTGGCTAAGGATATCACGCTCCGGTTAACATTGTTAAACCAGGAAAGCATCAACGCACTAAACAAAGAAATGAGTTCGGAAGTCGGTGTTTTTGTTAAAATCGATACCGGAAACAGGAGAACGGGTATTCCTTATGAAAATATAAATGAGATTGTCAACCTGAAAGAAAAGATATACAAAGCCCCGAAACTTCATTTTAAAGGTTTGTTGACCCATGCGGGGCATACGTATCAGGCCGCATCCACGGAAGAGATATTGAAGATACATAAGGAAACAAGGGACCGGCTGGTGGGGGTTAAAGATCAGATTGCAGGGTCGGACGAGGAAGTTATTATTTCGGTGGGAGACACCCCTTCGTGCAGTTTGGCAGATGACTTTGAGGGTATTTCAGAAATCCGGCCGGGGAATTTTGTATTCTTTGATCTTCAGCAATATAAACTTAATGCCTGTTCACTGGAGGACATTGCCGTTTGTTTGGCCTGTCCGGTAGTAGCCAAACATGAGGACAGAAATGAGATCGTTGTTCATGGAGGAGCGGTGCATCTGTCTAAAGACAAATGTATCGAAGGGGAGAAATCCATTTACGGATACGGTGTGATGTTAAACAGCAAAGGCTGGATTATTCCGGAGGAAAAGATCATCCTGGGAAAATTATCGCAGGAACATGGCACCTTTTATGTACATCCCAACACCATGAAAAAGTTTGACATTGGAGATTTTATAGGCGTATTACCGTCTCACTCATGTCTTACGGCTCATTGTATGGGGTCTTTTCAGGATGTGGTAACCGGAGAAAGGATATTTTCCTGATTCTATGAAGAAAGGGGCTCGTTTTCTTCATTTTGGTAATGCAAATAGGCGTTAAAGGATCATCCTATTTCACTTCCCATGTATTTCCGCTGTGCAGCAGATCATCCACACAACCGAATTCGGATTGTTCTTTTACCTGTCTGATTTGATTCTCTAATTTCCTTTCATAAGTTTCGTCCTTCACAGCCCTTATTACACCCACTGCAACAGGATAATTCGGATACTGCATATTTGCAAGCATCAGATGGATACCCGGGTCTTTGAGGGTGGCATCATGAACCAGCAGATCATCTTCGGTATACCCATCTTTACCCAATTCAACAACTTTAAGTTTTAAGCCTTCCAATACAATACCCTTATCGCGGTTTTTTCCAAATATCATGGGCTCTCCGTGCCTTAGCACAATCTGCCTGTCCTCTTTATATTTTTTGTTGGTAATCTCGGCATGGGTTTTATCATTGTATATTACGCAATTCTGGGCAATTTCAACTACCGAGGTTCCTTTATGCTTTTCGGCCTCCAGAAAGATCTCCTGGTTCAGGTTCATATTGGTATCCACCGAACGGGCGAAAAATCTACCCTGGGCGCCAATAATCAGTTCGCCGGGATGAAATGGATTTTCAATGGTACCGTAGGGCGAACTTTTGGTTTTTGCCCCTAGCTTTGAGGTGGGAGAATACTGACCTTTTGTAAGGCCATAGATTTCGTTATTAAAAATGACGATATTGATATCGACGTTTCTTCGAACAGCATGAATCAGATGGTTTCCGCCTATGGCCATGGAATCCCCGTCACCAGTTATTTGCCAGACACTAAGATCGGGATTGGCCGTTTTGGTACCGGAGGCTATGGCTGTAGCTCTGCCGTGTATTCCATGAAAACCATACGTATTCATGTAATAGGGAAATCTGGAAGAACATCCGATCCCTGATATAAAGGCAAATTTTTCTCTGGGAATACCCATGTGGGGTAAAGCTTTCTGAATGGCATTCATGATGGCGTGATTACCACAGCCCGGACACCATCTGACTTCCTGGTCACTTTTGAAATCTTTGGGTGAAGGCGAGGTTTCTTTTGTATCAATGTATTTTGTGTTTTCAGCCATAATGATTCACCTCCACGAGTTTTTTAACGTGTTCTTTAATTTCTATGGTTGTGAAAGGTTGGCCCTGTATTTTATTATACTTTAAATAATTGAATTTGGGATGGTTCATTCTGAGATAATCCATAAACTGACCCCGGTTTAGCTCGCAGACGAGGATTTTGTCAAATCTGTTAAAAATGTCCCCGGTATTTGCCGGCAGGGGTTTGATGTAATTAAACTGGGCCAGACCAATTTTCAGTGCTTCTTCTTTTCTTAATTCATCCAGGGCAGTTTTAAGGTGGCCGTAGGTACCTCCCCAGCCTACCAGAAGCAGGTCACCTTCCTGGCTACCTTCCACTTGCTGGTTGGGAACATCCCTTACTACCCGGTTTACTTTTTCCTCCCTTAGATATACCATTTTCTCATGATTTTGAGGGTCGTGAGACACAGAACCAGTCAGCTCGTCTTTTTCAAGACCTCCAATGCGATGCTCGTAACCCGGTGTTCCTGCAATAGCCCAGGTGCGGGCTAGTTTTTCCGGATCACGGGCATAAGGCATCCACTCTTTCTCTCCCCGTGGAACAATGGGTGGTTTAATATTAGGGTAATCGCTCATTTGAGGTATTTTCCAGGGCTCTGAACCATTGGCCAGAAAACCATCCGTCAGAAGTATTACCGGCACCATATGTTCAAGGGCGATCTTAGCGGCTGTAAATGCGTAATGGAAGCAATTGGAAGGTGTTGTTGCAGCAAGAACGACCAACGGGCTTTCTCCGTTTCTCCCGTAAAGAGCCTGCGTTAGGTCCGACTGCTCAGGTTTAGTGGGCAGGCCGGTAGAAGGCCCGCCTCTTTGTACATCTACAATTATGATAGGCAGCTCGGTCATTATGGCCAGCCCGATGGCTTCCGATTTAAGTGCCAGGCCCGGTCCTGAAGTGGTGGTGACGGCAAGTGAACCGGCAAAGCTTGCACCCAAGGCAGTACAGATACCGGCAATTTCATCCTCCGCCTGAAAAGTCTTGACACCAAAATCTCTTCTTAAAGCCAATTCATGTAAAATTTCAGAGGCCGGAGTAATGGGGTAGGAACCACAGAAAAGTTCCAGGTCTGATTTTTCAGAAGCTGCAATCAAGCCCCATGCTGTGGCCTTATTGCCATCTATATTTCTATAGGTGCCCTTTTCGATTTCGGCCGGACTGATTTTATAGGTTGGAGTCAGAAGTTCAACGGTTTCAGCATAATGATAACCTGCTTCCAGCACTCTTTTATTCGCTTCGATTATTTTGGGCTGATTTTCGAATTTTCTCTCAAAAAACTGCTCGGTATATTTCAGCGGTCTTTCAAACAACCAGTAAACCATACCCAAAGCAAACATGTTTTTGCTCCTGAGTATGCTTTTCTGATCCAAATCCAGGTTCTTCAATGCTTCCTTTGTGAGGGTGGTGATGGGCGCCTTTATGATATTAAATTCTTCCAGGTGGTCTTCTTTAATGGGATCATTGGTCTCATATCCCGCTTTTTTAAGTCCGCGTGGTGTAAAGCTGTCTTCGTCCAATATGATGGTACCTCCGGATTTTACCCATTTGGCATTGGCTTTTAAGGCCGCCGGATTCATTGCCACCAAAACATCTGCGTAATCCCCGGGCGTATTAACCTGCCGGTGGCCAAAGTGGACCTGAAAACCTGAGACTCCTCCGATAGTTCCCTGTGGAGCTCTGATTTCAGACGGGTAGTCGGGAAATGTAGATAGATCATTTCCCAGAAAAGCGGAAGTGTCAGAAAAAAGTGTACCCGTTAACTGCATGCCATCGCCTGAATCTCCTGCAAACCGAACCACTACCTCTTCACGTTCAATGACATCTTGTTTTTTATCCATATTTTGTAATTTAGCACGTTGTATCAATGATCCGATCTGTTTATGATACAAAATTAAGCAATGTTGGTAAATTATGATCTAAAATTCAGAAAATCTCGCTTCATAGAATATGATTTTTCTCATGATTTATTTTCAGTTATTTAGCTTAATTATTGTAGATTACATAAGACTTTAAATATAGCATCAAAATCCAATATTTTATTATTTTTGAACAGTTGGATCGAGTAATGATGCGATCAATTATTAATCGTTTAAAATTCAATGAGTAACGGACAGGAAACCAACATATTATCTGATTTATCCGGTTTGGCTAAATTTACGGTGAAGGTAGTTAAAGAGCTTACCAAACCTCCCTTTGAGCATAGGGAATTGATGAGGCAATGTTATATTCTAGGTTACACTACACTCCCTCTTATCCTGGTGACTGGCTTTATTTTGGGTCTGGTGATGACCTTGCAGTCGCGTCCGATTATGGTGAGTTTTGGTGCCGAATCTTTGTTGCCGAGCATGATTTCTGTTTCCATTGTCAGAGAAATAGGCCCCGTCGTTACAGCCCTTATTTGTGCGGGAAAAATTGGCTCGGGGATCGGCGCTGAACTGGGATCAATGAAAGTAACCGAGCAAATTGATGCCATGGAGGTATCCGGCACAAATCCAATGAAATATCTGGTAGCTACACGGGTCCTTGCCACCACCCTTATGCTTCCCATTCTGGTGTTTTTCGCCGATGCTGTTGCATTTGCCGGTTCATATATTGCGGTCAATCTGGCCGGTGATATTTCCCTTCACCTGTTTATTAACGGTGCCTTTGCCCCCCTGCATTATTATGATGTGATTCCTGCTACAATAAAAACATTCATTTTTGGGTTTTCAATTGGGGCAATAGGTTCCTATAAAGGTTATACGGCAGGCTTCGGTACGGAAAGTGTGGGGAGAGCCTCCAACGCAGCAGTGGTAATTTCTTCCGTAGCAATATTCGTGATTGATCTGCTGGTTGTTGAGATACAACACTCACTGGAAATACTGCAATTTTAAAAACTATGGAGAATCGGTCACATTACAACAAATCAACGGTTGTCAATATAAAAAACCTGAAAAAAAGTTTTACGAATAATCAGGTACTGGAAAACATTAATCTGAAAATCACCAGAGGAGAAAATGCAGTAATAATTGGAAAATCGGGAATAGGGAAATCTGTGTTGATTAAGTGTATGGTTAGGCTTTTTAAACCGGATGAGGGGACAATTGAAGTATTTGGCAAAGATGTTTCCAGTCTGAATGAAATGGAACTAAGCAGGGTCCGAAAAAGAATCGGGTTTCTTTTTCAGGGCAATGCCCTGTACGACAGTATGACAGTTAGAGAAAACCTGGAGTTTCCGCTAATAAGGAATAAGCTGGTTGAAAAGAAAGAGGAACTCGATGCCAGGGTTTACGAAGCGCTTGATAATGTAGGTCTGAGAAGTGCGGTGGACTTGCTTCCCAGTGAACTTTCCGGTGGAATGAAAAAACGGATCGGACTGGCCAGAACCCTTATACTTGAACCTGAGATTATTCTATACGATGAACCCACCACGGGTCTGGATCCCATTACTTCTAAAGAAATCAGCAACCTGATAATCAATCTTCAGGAAAAGTACCATACCACATCCGTCATCATAACCCACGATATTAGCTGTGTGAAGTTAACAGCCAATATTATCCACGTAATAAGAGATGGTAGGATATATAAATCAGGTAAATACAATGAGCTTAAAGCGAGTGAGGATCCCTGGATTTTCGATTTTTTTAATTAAATCAATTCAATTATGAAACCCGCATACGGTGCCCTTCACAACAAGCACATGATTAACATGCGGGTTCCATGGCGAGACAAGCAAAGTTTGTGAATTTGGCATGTAAATTAATTTGAAATGCAAACCTTTAATAAACTGTTACACGAATGAAATTAACGATAGGAAAAAGCATACGGCTTGGAGTTTTTATTATCGTTGGCATCACCATTTTTGCCTCTGCCATATATATAATTGGCAAACAACGGCATTTATTTGGAAATACTTTTACGGTGAGCGGCGTTTTTAAGAATGTAAGCGGCCTAAAGGTAGGAAATAATGTACGGTACTCGGGAATTAATGTCGGTAGCGTATCCAACATTCAGCTAATCAATGATACCCTTGTCCAGGTCCAGGTTACACTCGAAACAAAGGTTCATCAGTTTATCCGTGAGGATTCCAGGATGGAGATAAAAACCGAAGGAGTGATGGGCAATAAAGTTGTAACCATAACTTCAGGAACACCTTCAGAGCCGGTTGTAGATGAAGGAGCCATCCTCGGAACAATAGAAGCGGTCAAAATGGATGACATACTTGAAGAACTTGACAAATCAAGTGGCCATGCCACGGTGATCACAAAGAATCTTGCGGATATCACTACCAAAATCAACAGAGGTGAAGGCATTTTCGGGAGTCTTTTTGCGGATACCGCATTTTCGAACAATTTGAACAGGATTAGTAACAATACTGCAACATTAACGGAGAATTTCAGTTCAATTACCGAAAAGATCAACCAGGAACAGGGGGTGTTTGGTAAAATGCTCTCTGATACTGTGCTTGCCGATCAATTCGATCAGGCGGGAAACAATATGCTTCAGTCAACTGAAAATTTACAGGAGATCACCCGTAAAATCAATAAAGGTGAAGGGGTTTTCGGCAAGATGTTCACCGATACGTCTTTTACACGGAACCTTGATTCGGTTTCCAGAAATTTGACCCATACTGCCCGGAGAACCAGAGATATTTCCGATAATCTTGCGGAATTTACAGGCAATATGAGAACCGGTAGAGGATTAATAAATAAATTATTAACAGACAGTGTTTTTGCTAAAAGAATCGACAGCACCCTTCGAAGTATAGACAAAAGTGCCAG
The sequence above is drawn from the Bacteroidales bacterium genome and encodes:
- a CDS encoding MCE family protein, with the protein product MKLTIGKSIRLGVFIIVGITIFASAIYIIGKQRHLFGNTFTVSGVFKNVSGLKVGNNVRYSGINVGSVSNIQLINDTLVQVQVTLETKVHQFIREDSRMEIKTEGVMGNKVVTITSGTPSEPVVDEGAILGTIEAVKMDDILEELDKSSGHATVITKNLADITTKINRGEGIFGSLFADTAFSNNLNRISNNTATLTENFSSITEKINQEQGVFGKMLSDTVLADQFDQAGNNMLQSTENLQEITRKINKGEGVFGKMFTDTSFTRNLDSVSRNLTHTARRTRDISDNLAEFTGNMRTGRGLINKLLTDSVFAKRIDSTLRSIDKSARELDQAAETVRKNWFIRTFSSKKEEEEKPDENKQENEEEQ
- a CDS encoding 2-oxoacid:acceptor oxidoreductase subunit alpha, with translation MDKKQDVIEREEVVVRFAGDSGDGMQLTGTLFSDTSAFLGNDLSTFPDYPSEIRAPQGTIGGVSGFQVHFGHRQVNTPGDYADVLVAMNPAALKANAKWVKSGGTIILDEDSFTPRGLKKAGYETNDPIKEDHLEEFNIIKAPITTLTKEALKNLDLDQKSILRSKNMFALGMVYWLFERPLKYTEQFFERKFENQPKIIEANKRVLEAGYHYAETVELLTPTYKISPAEIEKGTYRNIDGNKATAWGLIAASEKSDLELFCGSYPITPASEILHELALRRDFGVKTFQAEDEIAGICTALGASFAGSLAVTTTSGPGLALKSEAIGLAIMTELPIIIVDVQRGGPSTGLPTKPEQSDLTQALYGRNGESPLVVLAATTPSNCFHYAFTAAKIALEHMVPVILLTDGFLANGSEPWKIPQMSDYPNIKPPIVPRGEKEWMPYARDPEKLARTWAIAGTPGYEHRIGGLEKDELTGSVSHDPQNHEKMVYLREEKVNRVVRDVPNQQVEGSQEGDLLLVGWGGTYGHLKTALDELRKEEALKIGLAQFNYIKPLPANTGDIFNRFDKILVCELNRGQFMDYLRMNHPKFNYLKYNKIQGQPFTTIEIKEHVKKLVEVNHYG
- a CDS encoding ATP-binding cassette domain-containing protein; this translates as MENRSHYNKSTVVNIKNLKKSFTNNQVLENINLKITRGENAVIIGKSGIGKSVLIKCMVRLFKPDEGTIEVFGKDVSSLNEMELSRVRKRIGFLFQGNALYDSMTVRENLEFPLIRNKLVEKKEELDARVYEALDNVGLRSAVDLLPSELSGGMKKRIGLARTLILEPEIILYDEPTTGLDPITSKEISNLIINLQEKYHTTSVIITHDISCVKLTANIIHVIRDGRIYKSGKYNELKASEDPWIFDFFN
- a CDS encoding ABC transporter permease; translated protein: MSNGQETNILSDLSGLAKFTVKVVKELTKPPFEHRELMRQCYILGYTTLPLILVTGFILGLVMTLQSRPIMVSFGAESLLPSMISVSIVREIGPVVTALICAGKIGSGIGAELGSMKVTEQIDAMEVSGTNPMKYLVATRVLATTLMLPILVFFADAVAFAGSYIAVNLAGDISLHLFINGAFAPLHYYDVIPATIKTFIFGFSIGAIGSYKGYTAGFGTESVGRASNAAVVISSVAIFVIDLLVVEIQHSLEILQF